From Synechococcus sp. A10-1-5-1, a single genomic window includes:
- a CDS encoding CNNM domain-containing protein, translated as MNPIVVLLVMAVLILVGSALASSTEAAMLTVNPIQVHTLQQQRVPGSRALERIKARPGRALVLLVVINNLFNISGSILLGSQANQVFEEIGGRWSLLLFNVGFTVAVILFAEILPKTIGNSFAMPISLISARILLMLERLTLPLLLVLEKLMPAITAENELTTNEREIHLMARLGSQQGQIEADEAAMIGKVFALNDLTARDLMVSRVATPSLSGGASLDSVRQEILEAPDDAWWVVLGEEVDEVLGVQSRERAMAELLSGGGYRLISQLCDAPQFVPEMIRADRLLTSFRRGDRSSVRVVVDEFGAFVGLVSAADILGVLAGWKRVPSETSES; from the coding sequence ATGAATCCGATCGTTGTGCTGCTGGTGATGGCAGTGCTGATCCTGGTGGGCTCGGCGTTGGCCTCCAGTACGGAGGCCGCCATGCTGACGGTGAATCCGATTCAGGTCCACACCCTTCAGCAACAACGGGTGCCGGGATCACGAGCGCTGGAGCGAATCAAAGCCAGACCCGGCCGCGCCCTGGTGCTGCTGGTGGTGATCAACAACCTCTTCAACATCTCCGGCTCAATCCTGCTCGGCAGTCAGGCCAACCAGGTCTTTGAAGAGATCGGTGGGCGCTGGTCCCTACTGCTGTTCAACGTGGGATTCACGGTGGCCGTGATCCTCTTTGCTGAAATCCTGCCGAAGACAATTGGCAACAGCTTTGCCATGCCGATCTCCTTGATCTCGGCGCGCATCCTTTTGATGCTCGAGCGGTTAACCCTGCCCCTGCTGCTGGTGCTGGAAAAGCTGATGCCCGCCATCACTGCCGAAAACGAACTCACGACCAACGAGCGTGAGATCCACCTGATGGCGCGTCTGGGCTCCCAGCAGGGGCAAATCGAAGCCGATGAGGCGGCAATGATCGGCAAGGTCTTCGCCCTCAATGACCTGACCGCGCGGGATCTGATGGTCTCGCGGGTCGCCACCCCCTCACTCTCGGGCGGCGCTAGCTTGGACTCGGTTCGCCAGGAGATCCTCGAAGCCCCCGATGACGCCTGGTGGGTGGTCCTAGGGGAAGAGGTGGATGAGGTCCTGGGGGTTCAAAGCCGCGAGAGGGCCATGGCTGAACTGCTGAGCGGCGGGGGCTATCGCCTGATCAGCCAGCTCTGCGATGCACCGCAATTTGTGCCGGAGATGATTCGCGCCGATCGACTGCTCACCAGCTTTCGCCGCGGCGACCGCAGTTCCGTGCGGGTTGTCGTCGATGAATTCGGGGCCTTTGTGGGCCTCGTCAGCGCCGCCGACATCCTTGGAGTCCTGGCGGGTTGGAAGCGTGTCCCCAGCGAAACCTCCGAGAGCTAG
- a CDS encoding ammonium transporter — protein MTVASPVSRPRSKSLQEASLLEAPQLLLRKVRGLSSGRSLTWLACVPLALFGLGVFNLSARAAELPELNAAFLANNMWLLVATILVIFMNAGFAMVEAGMCRQKNAVNILAKNLFVFALAVTAYWFIGYSLMYGGSVVDGWLYFNGLFFDPTVTAEMVTEGALVPTVDFLFQAAFAGTAATIVSGLVAERVKFGEFVIFALVLTAVIYPISGSWQWNGGWLSELGFIDFAGSSIVHSVGAWAGLVGAMLLGPRIGKFVGGKPQAIPGHNMSIATLGALILWIGWYGFNPGSELAMDQYVPYVAVTTTLAAAGGAIAATVVSTLTSGKPDLTMIINGILAGLVSITAGCGNMTLVGSWVAGAVGGIIVVFAVSALDAAGIDDPVGAFSVHGVCGVWGTLVIGLWGVDGMDVGSAGIGLLNGGGISQLGIQALGCAAYAIWTIVTCWIAWSVIGGLFGGIRVTEQEEIEGLDIGEHGMEAYPDFASAK, from the coding sequence CTGTCCTCCGGCCGTTCGCTGACCTGGTTGGCTTGTGTGCCCCTGGCACTTTTCGGCCTGGGCGTGTTCAACCTTTCGGCCCGCGCCGCTGAGCTCCCCGAGCTCAACGCAGCGTTCCTGGCCAACAACATGTGGCTCCTGGTGGCCACGATCCTGGTGATCTTCATGAACGCCGGTTTCGCCATGGTCGAAGCCGGGATGTGTCGCCAGAAGAACGCCGTCAACATCCTCGCCAAGAACCTGTTTGTGTTCGCCCTCGCGGTGACCGCCTACTGGTTCATTGGTTATTCGCTGATGTACGGCGGATCCGTGGTGGATGGCTGGCTGTATTTCAACGGCCTGTTCTTTGATCCCACCGTCACCGCTGAGATGGTGACCGAGGGAGCCTTGGTTCCCACCGTCGACTTCCTGTTCCAGGCTGCCTTCGCAGGCACCGCCGCCACGATCGTCTCCGGTCTCGTGGCTGAGCGCGTCAAGTTCGGCGAGTTCGTGATCTTCGCGCTCGTTCTGACCGCTGTCATCTACCCGATCTCCGGTTCCTGGCAGTGGAACGGCGGCTGGCTGAGCGAGCTGGGCTTCATTGATTTCGCTGGCTCCTCCATCGTCCACTCCGTGGGCGCTTGGGCCGGCCTGGTGGGCGCCATGCTGCTGGGCCCCCGCATTGGCAAGTTCGTGGGCGGCAAGCCCCAGGCCATCCCTGGCCACAACATGTCGATCGCAACCCTCGGCGCTCTGATCCTCTGGATCGGCTGGTACGGCTTCAACCCCGGCTCTGAGCTGGCGATGGACCAGTACGTGCCCTACGTGGCTGTCACCACCACCCTGGCTGCTGCCGGTGGCGCGATCGCAGCCACCGTGGTCTCCACCCTGACCTCGGGCAAGCCTGACCTGACCATGATCATCAACGGCATCCTGGCCGGTCTGGTGAGCATCACTGCCGGTTGCGGCAACATGACCTTGGTGGGTTCCTGGGTCGCCGGGGCCGTGGGCGGCATCATTGTTGTCTTCGCGGTTTCTGCGCTCGACGCTGCTGGCATTGATGATCCCGTTGGCGCCTTCTCCGTGCACGGTGTGTGCGGCGTCTGGGGCACCTTGGTAATCGGTCTCTGGGGCGTTGATGGCATGGATGTCGGCTCCGCTGGCATCGGCCTGCTCAATGGCGGTGGTATCAGCCAGCTGGGCATCCAGGCCCTGGGCTGCGCGGCCTACGCCATCTGGACCATCGTGACCTGCTGGATTGCTTGGTCTGTCATCGGCGGCCTCTTCGGCGGCATCCGTGTGACCGAGCAAGAAGAGATCGAAGGTCTCGACATCGGTGAGCACGGCATGGAGGCTTACCCCGACTTCGCTTCCGCGAAGTGA
- a CDS encoding ferredoxin:protochlorophyllide reductase (ATP-dependent) subunit B: MELTLWTYEGPPHVGAMRIAASMEGVHYVLHAPQGDTYADLLFTMIERRDRRPPVTYTTFQARDLGGDTAELVKRSITDAVERFQPEALLVGESCTAELIQDQPGALAAGMDLGGIPMVNLDLPAYSKKENWGAAETFYQLVRSLLKSQLPEPGAPKLDPTRWRSENRRPRVNLLGPSLLGFRCRDDVRELTQLLASYGIDVAVVAPLGARPADLLRIPTADANLNLYPEVSGSVCSWLERQFGLPAVKTVPIGIGATVEFLRELHGVLGLELPVDLQPGADGLCQAERRSRLPWYSRSVDSTYLTGKRVFVFADGTHALAAARIASRELGFQVVGLGTYSREMAREVRALAAELGLEALISDDYLAVEAAMAEAAPELVLGTQMERHSAKRLGIPCAVISAPLHVQDVPARYAPQMGWEGANVIFDSWVHPLMMGLEEHLIGMFRHDFEFVDGHRSHLGDGAPAASSSVEEPAPAAVAVAGGILSWSADGEAELAKIPFFVRGKVRKNTEAYAREQGLAVIDSEALYEAKAHFSR, translated from the coding sequence ATGGAACTCACGCTCTGGACCTATGAAGGCCCCCCGCACGTTGGGGCCATGCGTATCGCCGCCTCCATGGAGGGGGTGCATTACGTCCTCCATGCCCCGCAGGGCGACACCTATGCCGATCTGCTGTTCACGATGATTGAGCGGCGGGATCGGCGCCCGCCCGTCACCTACACCACTTTCCAGGCCCGGGACCTTGGCGGTGATACCGCTGAATTGGTGAAGCGCTCCATCACCGATGCGGTTGAGCGCTTCCAGCCCGAGGCATTGCTGGTGGGTGAGAGCTGCACGGCTGAGTTGATCCAGGACCAGCCCGGGGCTCTGGCGGCCGGCATGGACCTGGGCGGAATTCCGATGGTCAATCTGGATCTGCCGGCCTATTCGAAAAAGGAGAACTGGGGGGCGGCCGAGACCTTCTATCAGTTGGTTCGCAGCTTGCTGAAGTCGCAGTTGCCCGAGCCAGGTGCACCCAAGTTGGATCCCACCCGGTGGCGCTCGGAGAACCGGCGTCCGCGGGTCAACCTGCTGGGTCCTTCCCTTTTGGGTTTCCGCTGCCGCGATGACGTGCGGGAGCTGACGCAGCTGCTCGCGAGCTATGGCATTGATGTCGCGGTCGTTGCTCCCCTGGGTGCGCGGCCGGCTGACCTGCTGCGCATTCCCACGGCCGACGCCAACCTCAATCTCTATCCCGAGGTCTCGGGTTCGGTCTGCAGTTGGCTTGAGCGTCAGTTCGGCCTGCCGGCGGTGAAAACCGTTCCGATCGGCATCGGTGCCACGGTGGAGTTCCTGCGGGAGTTGCATGGCGTGCTCGGCCTGGAGTTGCCTGTGGATCTGCAGCCCGGCGCCGATGGCCTGTGTCAGGCGGAGCGACGCTCACGGCTGCCTTGGTATTCCCGCTCCGTCGACTCCACTTATCTGACGGGTAAGCGCGTGTTCGTCTTTGCCGATGGCACCCACGCCCTCGCGGCGGCTCGGATTGCCAGTCGCGAACTCGGCTTTCAAGTGGTGGGCCTTGGCACCTACAGCCGGGAGATGGCTCGAGAGGTCAGAGCCCTGGCGGCTGAATTGGGGCTGGAGGCTCTGATCAGCGATGACTACCTGGCGGTTGAAGCGGCCATGGCGGAGGCCGCACCGGAGTTGGTGCTGGGTACCCAGATGGAGCGCCACAGCGCCAAGCGTCTAGGCATTCCCTGCGCTGTGATCAGTGCCCCACTGCACGTGCAGGACGTTCCGGCCCGCTATGCCCCGCAGATGGGTTGGGAGGGGGCCAACGTCATCTTCGACAGTTGGGTCCACCCCCTGATGATGGGGCTAGAGGAACACCTGATCGGCATGTTCCGCCACGACTTTGAGTTCGTCGACGGCCACCGCAGTCACCTGGGGGATGGTGCTCCCGCTGCCTCATCGTCGGTTGAGGAGCCCGCTCCGGCGGCGGTTGCCGTTGCTGGTGGCATCCTGAGCTGGAGTGCCGATGGCGAAGCGGAACTGGCCAAGATTCCCTTCTTTGTCCGCGGCAAGGTCCGTAAAAACACCGAGGCCTACGCCCGCGAACAGGGGCTCGCTGTGATCGACAGCGAAGCCCTCTACGAAGCCAAGGCCCACTTCAGCCGCTAA
- a CDS encoding DUF2062 domain-containing protein has translation MRGPKGWLQRLRQWLLWLWHHEATRGQKARGLAAGVFMGCFPIFGLQTLLGIALASLVRGNHILAAAGTWISNPLTYIPLYWFNYAVGCRVLGPGPALPSLEALQQGAIWEMGVAISSRLLLGSTLVGLASAALFGGLYWCLLTRNKRGSAHT, from the coding sequence ATGAGAGGGCCCAAGGGTTGGCTGCAGCGTCTCAGGCAGTGGCTGCTTTGGCTATGGCATCACGAGGCCACCCGCGGCCAGAAGGCTCGGGGTTTGGCGGCCGGCGTGTTCATGGGCTGTTTTCCCATCTTTGGTCTGCAGACCCTGCTGGGGATCGCCTTGGCCAGCCTGGTGCGCGGCAACCACATCCTGGCCGCGGCAGGTACCTGGATCAGCAACCCGCTGACCTACATCCCCCTCTACTGGTTCAACTACGCCGTGGGCTGCAGGGTGCTGGGCCCTGGGCCCGCCTTGCCCTCCCTTGAGGCGCTTCAGCAGGGGGCAATTTGGGAGATGGGTGTCGCGATCAGTTCACGCTTATTGCTGGGCTCCACGTTGGTGGGGCTGGCCAGTGCTGCGCTGTTCGGCGGCCTCTATTGGTGCTTGCTCACGCGCAATAAGCGCGGCAGCGCCCACACCTAG
- a CDS encoding SLC13 family permease: MADLVAAALQPGALITLLVLIGSVVLFISGWLAPDLTGLLAAGLLVSFRVIEPREALEGFGSPALITLAGLFAISAGLFRSGALDRLRALIGSDAIRSPKRMIALMVTVVGPVSAVVPNTPIVASLLPVVEGWCKRRRISPSKVLLPLSFATVLGGTITLLGSSVNLLASEVSSRLGYGSFGLFSFTPIGLGVWLLGGSLMVLLADRFLPDRGRNDDDLIADLSSSGYLTEVKIPLGSELIGQSLHASRLQRRFDLDVLELHRGKDRLMPPLADRTLMLGDRLLLRCNRDDLLRLQQDHTVVLAPTPEQPVSLQQDNSQRMVEVLLPSGSTLAGDCLRDLRFRQRYNATVLALRRGNAVLRERLGRAPLREGDVLLLQGPKDAIRGLQASNDLVVLEQLEKDLPTVSRKRVALLIAALVLLLPSFELIPLVASVLLGTVAMVVTGCLRAGELQRVVRLDVLVLLGSLASFSVALEKTGLASALAQGLLLGLSSWPVYGAMVAVFLFTVALTEVMSNAATVAMLIPIAGQLAQGLGLPPMALIYIVLFGASQSFLSPIGYQTNLMVYGPGRYRFLDVSRYGFPLTVAMAMAVPWMVCRWFGL; encoded by the coding sequence TTGGCTGATCTTGTTGCTGCCGCTCTGCAGCCCGGAGCTCTGATCACGCTGCTGGTGCTGATCGGCTCGGTCGTGCTGTTCATCTCTGGTTGGCTTGCGCCGGACCTCACGGGCTTGCTGGCCGCTGGCCTGCTCGTCAGCTTCCGCGTGATTGAGCCGCGGGAGGCTCTGGAGGGCTTTGGTAGCCCTGCCCTGATCACCCTGGCTGGTCTGTTTGCGATTTCAGCAGGACTGTTTCGCAGTGGTGCCCTCGATCGCCTGCGGGCCTTGATTGGCTCGGATGCCATTCGCAGCCCGAAGCGGATGATCGCTTTGATGGTGACGGTGGTTGGGCCCGTCTCAGCCGTGGTCCCCAACACGCCGATCGTGGCCAGCCTGCTGCCGGTGGTGGAGGGCTGGTGCAAGCGCCGCCGGATCTCCCCCTCAAAGGTGCTGTTGCCCTTGTCCTTCGCGACGGTGTTGGGGGGGACCATCACCCTGCTTGGCAGTTCGGTGAATCTGTTGGCCAGTGAGGTCAGTAGCCGTCTGGGCTATGGCAGCTTTGGGCTGTTCAGCTTTACCCCGATTGGTCTGGGGGTTTGGCTGCTGGGCGGTTCACTGATGGTGCTGCTCGCCGATCGTTTCCTTCCTGATCGAGGTCGCAATGACGACGACTTGATCGCTGATCTCTCCAGCAGTGGGTATCTAACTGAGGTGAAGATTCCCTTGGGCTCCGAGCTGATTGGTCAATCGCTCCATGCCTCACGCCTGCAACGGCGCTTCGACCTCGATGTGTTGGAGCTCCACCGCGGGAAGGATCGGTTGATGCCCCCCTTGGCCGATCGCACCTTGATGCTCGGGGATCGGCTGCTGCTGCGCTGCAACCGCGACGACCTGCTGCGGCTACAGCAAGACCACACTGTGGTTCTGGCCCCCACGCCGGAGCAACCGGTCAGCCTGCAGCAGGACAACAGCCAGCGGATGGTGGAGGTGCTGTTGCCCTCAGGTTCCACCCTCGCCGGGGACTGCCTGCGGGATTTGCGCTTCAGGCAGCGCTACAACGCCACGGTCTTGGCCTTGCGCCGCGGCAATGCCGTGCTGCGGGAACGCCTCGGCCGGGCCCCGTTGCGCGAGGGTGATGTCCTGTTGTTGCAGGGGCCTAAGGACGCCATCCGTGGCCTTCAGGCCAGCAACGATTTGGTGGTGCTGGAGCAGCTCGAAAAAGATTTGCCGACGGTCAGCCGCAAGCGCGTCGCCCTACTGATTGCAGCCTTAGTGCTGCTGTTGCCCAGTTTTGAGCTCATTCCCCTGGTGGCGTCGGTCTTGCTTGGCACGGTGGCGATGGTGGTGACGGGCTGCCTGCGGGCCGGTGAATTGCAGCGGGTGGTTCGCTTGGATGTTCTGGTGCTCTTGGGCTCCCTGGCCAGCTTCAGCGTTGCGCTGGAGAAAACAGGCTTGGCTTCGGCCCTAGCCCAGGGCTTGCTCCTCGGCTTGAGCAGCTGGCCGGTCTATGGGGCCATGGTTGCGGTCTTCCTCTTCACCGTGGCCCTGACGGAGGTGATGAGCAACGCCGCCACCGTTGCCATGTTGATTCCGATCGCAGGCCAGCTGGCCCAGGGGTTGGGCTTGCCGCCGATGGCGCTGATTTACATCGTGCTCTTCGGTGCGAGCCAGAGCTTTCTCAGTCCCATTGGCTACCAGACCAACCTGATGGTTTACGGCCCGGGTCGCTATCGCTTCTTGGATGTCTCCCGCTACGGCTTCCCGTTGACCGTTGCGATGGCCATGGCCGTTCCCTGGATGGTCTGCCGCTGGTTTGGCCTGTAG
- a CDS encoding TrkH family potassium uptake protein, whose amino-acid sequence MNPSSSNPVRALQRWRQQLTVPQFTVVTGLLVIVLATLLLSTPLCSSANVGLWQALFTATSAITVTGLSVIDVGQDLTFAGQVVLAGLIITGGLGLMAITTFLQGFVQGRSGLRHRLDKGRALDEFGVGGIGPTFHSILLVALCVMGLGTVVLYSFGFTDIEDPGRRLWASMFHAISAYNNAGFGLWSNSLENYRDNPVVTGVIAFMIVIGGIGWRVANDIWNNRFRLGRLRRLSLHTRLVIRSTALLIAIGAVGLLITEHFGYGASAMEPYSVLQRLQIVLFQSITTRTAGFNTIPLSAHQITDAGLLLIIVLMFIGASPGGTGGGVKTTTFAILMGATRSTLQGRSHVLLHRRQIPDATVLRAVGVTLASALFVVLMALTLGLGNSLGQQQVQSFSFLEKLFTCVSAFGTVGLDLGVTAHLNRWGQLVLMVGMFVGRVGILLLLSALYGPRPQSRVGYPKEDLYV is encoded by the coding sequence ATGAACCCGTCTTCGAGCAATCCAGTTAGGGCGCTGCAGCGTTGGCGTCAACAACTCACGGTGCCGCAATTCACCGTGGTGACGGGCCTCTTGGTCATTGTTCTGGCGACGCTGCTCCTCTCCACGCCGCTCTGCTCGAGCGCCAACGTTGGCCTTTGGCAGGCCCTGTTCACCGCCACATCGGCGATCACGGTGACCGGTCTCTCGGTGATCGACGTCGGTCAGGACTTGACCTTCGCTGGTCAAGTTGTACTGGCCGGCCTGATCATCACCGGTGGTCTTGGCTTGATGGCGATCACGACGTTCCTGCAGGGCTTTGTGCAGGGAAGGTCGGGTTTAAGGCACCGCCTGGATAAGGGGCGCGCCCTTGATGAATTTGGCGTTGGCGGAATCGGTCCCACCTTTCACAGCATCCTGCTGGTGGCCCTCTGTGTGATGGGCTTGGGCACGGTGGTGCTTTACAGCTTTGGTTTCACCGACATCGAAGATCCCGGCAGGAGGCTCTGGGCGTCGATGTTTCATGCGATCAGCGCCTACAACAACGCCGGTTTTGGCCTCTGGTCCAACAGCCTCGAGAACTACCGCGATAACCCGGTGGTGACTGGCGTCATCGCCTTCATGATCGTCATTGGCGGCATTGGTTGGCGGGTGGCCAACGACATCTGGAACAACCGCTTTCGGCTAGGGCGCCTGCGTCGTCTGAGCCTGCACACCCGCCTGGTGATTCGCAGTACGGCCCTGTTGATCGCGATCGGTGCGGTTGGTCTGTTGATTACTGAGCACTTCGGCTACGGCGCATCGGCGATGGAGCCCTACAGCGTCCTTCAGCGACTGCAGATCGTCCTCTTCCAGTCGATCACCACCCGCACCGCAGGCTTCAACACCATTCCCCTCTCGGCCCATCAGATCACCGATGCCGGGTTGCTGTTGATCATCGTGTTGATGTTCATCGGTGCCAGCCCTGGCGGCACCGGCGGCGGGGTGAAAACCACGACATTTGCGATCTTGATGGGGGCGACCCGCTCGACCCTGCAGGGGCGAAGCCATGTCTTGCTCCACCGCCGGCAGATCCCCGATGCCACCGTGCTGCGGGCCGTTGGGGTCACGTTGGCCTCGGCATTGTTCGTGGTGTTGATGGCTTTGACCTTGGGGTTGGGAAATTCCCTTGGGCAACAGCAGGTGCAGTCCTTCAGCTTCCTGGAGAAGCTGTTCACCTGCGTCTCAGCCTTCGGCACCGTTGGCCTTGATCTGGGGGTGACGGCCCATCTGAACCGCTGGGGCCAGTTGGTCTTGATGGTGGGAATGTTTGTGGGTCGGGTTGGAATCCTGTTGCTGCTCTCGGCGCTCTATGGCCCACGGCCCCAGAGCCGTGTTGGCTATCCCAAAGAGGATTTGTATGTCTAG
- a CDS encoding Rrf2 family transcriptional regulator has protein sequence MPFNAKTSYGLLALIELAGIQAQGGRLQVSAIASRQGIPERYLEQMMTTLRKGGLLISSRGPKGGYQLARPAAEIRLSEVLDCLEGASEPQQPAQPSLEQQVLQSLEANLQQQRLALLESTTLASLLAQRDALLQAQAMYFI, from the coding sequence GTGCCCTTCAACGCCAAAACCAGCTACGGGCTCCTGGCCCTCATCGAACTCGCTGGAATCCAAGCCCAAGGGGGGCGCCTTCAGGTCTCCGCCATCGCCAGCCGTCAGGGCATTCCCGAGCGCTACCTCGAGCAGATGATGACCACCTTGCGCAAAGGGGGCCTACTCATCAGCAGCCGCGGGCCCAAGGGGGGCTATCAACTGGCCAGGCCCGCCGCAGAAATCCGCCTAAGCGAGGTGCTCGACTGCCTGGAAGGTGCGTCAGAACCACAGCAACCGGCCCAGCCCAGCCTTGAGCAACAGGTCTTGCAGTCTCTTGAGGCCAACCTGCAGCAACAGCGACTGGCCCTGCTGGAGTCCACAACCCTGGCCAGCCTCCTGGCACAACGGGATGCTCTGCTGCAGGCTCAAGCGATGTACTTCATCTGA
- a CDS encoding TrkA family potassium uptake protein — MNQWWQWSAEAGVRRGSFAVIGVGRFGSSVCSELLQSGAEVLAIDSNQRAIDELRQIDPAIEARVVDCTDEEALRAAGVLDMETVVVAMSEPLEASVTATLICKDSEGSRVKQVIARATSDIHMKMLRRVGADRVVFPSKMMGQRLGVELVRPNLLEQLRLDDRSSIEEIKVPEAFVGHSLRDLNLRKHYNVNVLAAGPAGELHVNPPASHVLAEGELLVVMGSEDSLRALPAS; from the coding sequence GTGAATCAGTGGTGGCAGTGGAGCGCTGAAGCCGGGGTGCGCCGCGGCAGCTTCGCCGTGATCGGTGTGGGACGTTTCGGCTCCTCGGTCTGCTCGGAGTTGCTGCAGTCCGGTGCGGAAGTGTTGGCGATTGATTCCAACCAGCGCGCCATCGACGAGCTGCGTCAGATCGATCCAGCGATCGAGGCGCGGGTGGTGGATTGCACCGATGAGGAGGCCCTCCGCGCAGCAGGGGTGCTGGACATGGAAACGGTTGTCGTCGCCATGAGCGAACCGCTGGAGGCCAGCGTCACCGCCACCTTGATTTGCAAAGATTCCGAAGGCAGTCGGGTCAAGCAGGTGATCGCCCGCGCCACCAGCGACATCCACATGAAGATGCTGAGGCGTGTCGGTGCGGATCGCGTCGTCTTCCCCTCAAAAATGATGGGTCAGCGTCTGGGGGTTGAGCTGGTGCGCCCGAACCTGCTGGAGCAGTTGCGGCTGGATGACCGCAGCAGCATTGAGGAAATCAAGGTCCCGGAGGCATTCGTCGGCCATTCCCTGCGGGATCTCAACCTGCGCAAGCACTACAACGTCAATGTCCTTGCGGCTGGACCGGCTGGTGAGCTGCACGTGAATCCCCCGGCCTCCCACGTCTTGGCTGAGGGGGAGCTGCTGGTGGTGATGGGTTCTGAGGATTCCCTGCGGGCACTGCCGGCAAGTTGA
- a CDS encoding ferredoxin:protochlorophyllide reductase (ATP-dependent) subunit N, which translates to MVSSSVASTALPPPLKESGQREVFCGLTSIVWLHRRMPDAFFLVVGSRTCAHLIQSAAGVMIFAEPRFGTAILGERDLAGLADANEELDRLVAQLLERRPEIRTLFLVGSCPSEVIKLDLAKASERLNQQHAGRVTVINYTGSGIETTFTQGEDSALQALIPLMPKSDQPQLLIAGTLADAVEDRLVGLFHKIGIERVASLPPRRSTELPAVGPGTQLLLAQPYLSGTARALVDRGASLVEAPYPFGVEGSRDWMAAAARACGIDQAQIDAVLDPLVERGRRALAPHREVLEGKRLFLLPDSQLEPALARFLSRECGMELVEVGTPYLDRQLMAQELARLPEGTQLSEGQHVENQLQRVRQQRPDLVVCGLGLANPLEAEGMATKWSIELVFSPIHGIDQAGDLAELFARPLRRRGALQFS; encoded by the coding sequence ATGGTCAGTAGCTCAGTTGCTTCAACAGCCTTGCCGCCACCGCTGAAGGAAAGCGGCCAGCGGGAGGTGTTCTGTGGTCTGACGTCAATCGTCTGGCTGCACCGCCGCATGCCGGATGCCTTTTTTCTGGTGGTGGGCTCACGCACCTGCGCTCACCTGATCCAGAGCGCCGCCGGGGTGATGATTTTCGCGGAGCCTCGCTTCGGCACCGCGATCCTTGGCGAGCGGGATCTGGCGGGTTTGGCCGATGCCAATGAGGAGTTGGATCGGCTTGTGGCGCAACTCTTGGAGCGGCGTCCTGAGATCCGCACCTTGTTCCTGGTTGGGAGCTGCCCCAGCGAGGTGATCAAGCTGGATCTTGCCAAGGCATCCGAGCGGCTGAACCAGCAGCACGCCGGGCGCGTGACGGTGATCAACTACACCGGCAGCGGGATCGAGACCACCTTCACCCAAGGTGAGGACAGTGCCCTCCAGGCGCTGATTCCCCTGATGCCCAAGAGCGATCAGCCCCAGCTGTTGATTGCCGGGACCCTGGCTGATGCGGTCGAGGACCGACTGGTGGGCCTGTTCCACAAAATCGGCATCGAGCGGGTGGCCAGTTTGCCGCCGCGGCGCTCCACGGAGCTCCCCGCAGTGGGCCCGGGGACCCAGTTGCTTCTGGCCCAGCCCTACCTTTCCGGTACGGCTCGGGCCCTGGTGGATCGAGGCGCCAGCTTGGTCGAGGCGCCCTATCCCTTCGGAGTCGAGGGCAGCCGGGACTGGATGGCGGCGGCGGCGAGGGCCTGTGGGATCGATCAGGCCCAGATTGATGCTGTTTTGGATCCCCTGGTGGAGCGCGGCCGGCGCGCCTTGGCTCCTCACCGGGAGGTGTTGGAGGGGAAACGTCTCTTTCTGCTGCCCGACTCCCAACTCGAGCCTGCCCTGGCTCGCTTTCTCTCTCGGGAATGCGGTATGGAGTTGGTGGAGGTCGGAACCCCCTATCTCGACCGTCAGTTGATGGCCCAAGAGCTGGCTCGTCTGCCTGAGGGCACGCAGCTCAGCGAGGGGCAGCACGTGGAAAACCAGTTGCAGCGGGTTCGACAGCAGCGCCCCGATTTGGTGGTCTGTGGTTTGGGCCTTGCCAATCCCCTTGAGGCCGAGGGGATGGCGACCAAGTGGTCCATCGAGCTGGTCTTTAGCCCCATTCATGGCATTGATCAGGCCGGAGACCTGGCCGAACTCTTTGCCCGTCCCCTGCGTCGCCGCGGCGCTTTGCAGTTCTCCTGA